The sequence CGCGAGAATGAAAAAGGCCGACGACGCGCGGCGGCTCGAGCGCGCCCGGATGCGCGCGTATCTGATGGAACGCCTGCAGCAGGGCGATCCGGACGCGTGCCGCCTTTTGCTCGATGACATCGGCCCGGCCGTGACCCGGTTTCTGCGCACCCGGGTTGCCAGCGACGAAGTCGAGGACGTTTACCAGGAAGTCTTCATGGCGCTGTTCCAGGCGCGCCACACTTACCAGGCCGGTCGTCCCCTCGAGCCATGGCTGTTCGCGATCGCGCGCAATGTCGCGGCCGATCACTCGCGCCGGCGATGGGCGCGCGCCGGTTGGGAGGAGCTGACGGCCGATTTGCCCGAGCGCGCAGAGGGCGATTCGCCCGCACCTCCGCCCGATATCGAGGCGCTGCTGGCGAAGCTTCCGCCCACGCAGCGCGAAGCCTTCGCCTTGCTCAAG is a genomic window of Candidatus Binataceae bacterium containing:
- a CDS encoding RNA polymerase sigma factor, producing the protein MGVERLSDDAGVDDAGCAAAAMTNGSAARMKKADDARRLERARMRAYLMERLQQGDPDACRLLLDDIGPAVTRFLRTRVASDEVEDVYQEVFMALFQARHTYQAGRPLEPWLFAIARNVAADHSRRRWARAGWEELTADLPERAEGDSPAPPPDIEALLAKLPPTQREAFALLKLDGMTLEDAAGRAGVSVGALKVRAHRAYKALKRLIGGEGAQGG